A single window of Melospiza georgiana isolate bMelGeo1 chromosome 6, bMelGeo1.pri, whole genome shotgun sequence DNA harbors:
- the C6H14orf180 gene encoding nutritionally-regulated adipose and cardiac enriched protein homolog, which produces MWEASCWHPEYMSQVCPASLPDPSAKELQADDSSSPPSILRKRPPVDPAVGEKRRAERRVRFREPEEVIEHVISCCDYVVADDRTSSGLPVLLWLLLCALLILAVSLYYTSMKQDVTVLEEFQSRLVIFFLHIRHVAQRCWTWFLRQ; this is translated from the exons ATGTGGGAGGCTTCATGTTGGCATCCAGAGTACATGTCCCAAGTATGTCCAGCCTCACTTCCTGATCCTAGTGCCAAAGAGCTGCAG GCAGATGACAGCAGCTCTCCTCCTTCCATACTGAGGAAAAGGCCACCTGTGGACCCAGCTGTGGGGGAGAAGCGGAGAGCAGAGCGCAGGGTTCGGTTTCGTGAGCCAGAAGAAGTCATTGAACATG taatTTCCTGCTGTGACTACGTAGTGG CAGATGACAGGACATCATCTGGATTGCCTGTGCTCCTGTGGCTCTTGCTTTGTGCACTGCTGATCCTTGCTGTGAGTCTCTACTACACCAGCATGAAGCAGGATGTCACAGTCCTGGAGGAATTTCAATCCCGACTTGTCATCTTCTTTCTGCACATAAGACACGTTGCTCAGAGGTGCTGGACTTGGTTTCTGAGGCAGTAG